CGCGGCCTGCTCGCGCAGGTCGGCGGTCAGCTCCTCGAGGGTGTCGAACTCGCTGGCGAGCTGGGCGAAGTCGTCGTCCGCCTCGGGGAGGTCACGCTGCTTGACGGTCGTCGCGACCACCGTGACGTCAGCGTCGGCGCCCTCGTGCTCGCCACCGGCGAGCGGAGCGACGAACGTGGTCGTCTCACCAGCGGACAGTCCCGTGAGCGCCTCGTCGAGGCCTTCGAGCATGTTGCCCGAGCCGATCTGGTAGGAGACGCCCGAGACGCTGTCGACCTCGTCGCCGGCGACCTTGGCCGTCAGGTCGAGCACGACGAAGTCGCCGTCGACCGCGGGACGGTCGACGCCCACGAGAGTGCCGAAGCGCTCACGGAGCGCGTCGAGGCGCTCTTGGACGTCGTCGTCGGTGACCTCGAGGTCGTCGACCGTGACGGTGATCCCGGAGAGCTCGGGGAGCTCGACCTCGGGACGGACCTCCACCTCGGCGGTGAAGTGCAGCTCGCCTTCGGTGCCGTCGAGGTCGGGGACCTTGATGACCTCGACCTCGGGCTGACCGAGCGGGCGGAGGTTGGTCTCGGTCACGGCCTGGCGGTAGAAGCCGGACAGCGACTCGTTGATCGCGTGCTCGAGGACCGCACCGCGGCCGACGCGCTGGTCGACGATGCGTGCGGGGATCTTGCCCTTGCGGAAGCCCGGGACGGTGATCTGCTCAGCGATGTGCTTGTAGGCATGATCGATGCTCGGCTTGAGCTCGTCGTATTCCACCTCGACGGTCAGCTTGACCTTGGTCGGGTCCAGGGTCTCGACGGCGCTCTTCACTTCGATGATCTCCAACTGATTGGTGGCGTGCCGAGTGCCCGGCACGGACAATTCTGAGCTTCTCGGGTCTCGCGGGAACGACTGTCGCGTCGCAGCGACGCTGCTCCCCCTCGTGGGCCACGGAGCACCCACGAGCGACCAGTAGATGGTACGCCACAGGGCCGCGTCCTATCGAACGCAGCCCTGTGATCATCGTCGGGGTGACAGGATTCGAACCTGCGACCTTCCGGCCCCAAACCGGACGCGCTACCAACCTGCGCCACACCCCGATGCTCGTGCATCGTCCAGACGACGCGACGGAGCAAGTGTAGTGGTCGCCAAGCAGTGCTGCGCGCGCCACCACGACCCACGAGCCCCGCGCGCCACCCACCCAAAACATTTGCTAAGGTTGCTCCCGCTGCGTCGACCACGGGAGAGCTGTGGGACGGAGCACCAAGCGGGCGTAGCTTAGTGGTAAAGCCTCAGTCTTCCAAACTGATGATGCGAGTTCGATTCTCGTCGCCCGCTCCACCTCGTTGATCTGCTGGAATCCTCGCCGCAGACACATCAAGAACACTCCCTCGTCCACGATCGAGGGATACCCTTCGCAGATGCGTTCGCGGTTTCTACGTGCCCGAGAGTCCTTCTGGTTCATCCCCGCCCTCAGCGGCGCCGGGGCAGTTCTCCTCGCCCTCGCGCTCATCGAGGTCGACCGGATCCTGCAGGCCGACGGCGTCCGGTCGATACCGCTCGTGGCAGACCTCTCCGCGACCGGCGGGCGCGCGATCCTCGCCGCGATCGGCGGAACCATGCTCGGTGTCGCGGCCACCTCGTTCTCCATCACGATCTCGGTCCTGGCGACGACGTCCTCGACCTACGGGCCGCGCCTCGTCCGCAACTTCATGGCGGACCGCGGGAACCAGGTCGTCCTCGCGGTGCACACGTCGACGTTCCTCTACTCGCTCGTCGTGCTCCGTGCTGTGCGCACCGAGCAAGACTCGACCGTCGCGTTCGTCCCGAGCGTCGCCGTCAGCGTCGCGGTCCTCCTCGCGACGTGCGGTGTCGCTGTGCTCGTGTACTTCATCCACCACATCGCGAGCTCCGTCCAGGTGACGACGCTGCAGAGCCGCGTCCTCGCCGAGCTGCTCGACGTCGTCGACCTCGTCTATCCCGACGAGCCAGCACGCGAGACCACGAAGGACAGCGTGCCGGACGTCACCACGACCGACGAGACTTTCAGGGCCACGTCGCCGGGATACGTCCAGCACGTCGACCTGAGGAAGCTCGTCTCGGCAGCACGGTCCGCCGACGTGGTCGTGCGCGTCCTGGCGACGCCGGGAGCCTACGTCCTTGCGGGGCAGCCGATCGCCGAGTCGATCGTCGACGCACGGCACGAGCACGCGCACCCGTCGGCGCCTCGTGGAGGGTCGACGACGTCGCTGGCGTCGGCGGTCGCGTCTGCGTTCACCGTCGCGACGCCTCGGACGCCGCACCAGGATCTCCGGTACGCCGCGCAAGGGCTCGTCGAGATCGGCATCCGTGGTCTCGCCGCAGGCACGAACGACCCGTACACGTGCGTCTCGGCGATCGACGCCCTCAGCGTCGCCCTGACGACACTGTGCTCGCGCCCGGCCAGACCGG
This sequence is a window from Sanguibacter antarcticus. Protein-coding genes within it:
- the tig gene encoding trigger factor; protein product: MKSAVETLDPTKVKLTVEVEYDELKPSIDHAYKHIAEQITVPGFRKGKIPARIVDQRVGRGAVLEHAINESLSGFYRQAVTETNLRPLGQPEVEVIKVPDLDGTEGELHFTAEVEVRPEVELPELSGITVTVDDLEVTDDDVQERLDALRERFGTLVGVDRPAVDGDFVVLDLTAKVAGDEVDSVSGVSYQIGSGNMLEGLDEALTGLSAGETTTFVAPLAGGEHEGADADVTVVATTVKQRDLPEADDDFAQLASEFDTLEELTADLREQAANIKSSNQAVQARDLLLEELTKGDVPLPAGVIEAEVVRHLEGEGRLEDAEHRTEVTEQTETALKNQIVLDILAEQLEIKVAQNELLDYLVNASRQYGMDANTFIKTIDENGQIPAMVGEVARSKALAVALRQVTILDGAGADVDLSDFIGSDEDDAAVAVAADETVASDETEDAAVVEADEKA
- a CDS encoding DUF2254 domain-containing protein, with the protein product MRSRFLRARESFWFIPALSGAGAVLLALALIEVDRILQADGVRSIPLVADLSATGGRAILAAIGGTMLGVAATSFSITISVLATTSSTYGPRLVRNFMADRGNQVVLAVHTSTFLYSLVVLRAVRTEQDSTVAFVPSVAVSVAVLLATCGVAVLVYFIHHIASSVQVTTLQSRVLAELLDVVDLVYPDEPARETTKDSVPDVTTTDETFRATSPGYVQHVDLRKLVSAARSADVVVRVLATPGAYVLAGQPIAESIVDARHEHAHPSAPRGGSTTSLASAVASAFTVATPRTPHQDLRYAAQGLVEIGIRGLAAGTNDPYTCVSAIDALSVALTTLCSRPARPDEHADDEHRLRVLCTWPTPAEVLADVFLALRTYSMDHPLVVRAGVELIDRLEPVTTGETRRALRLETEAFHDAYLATQPPAFDAGPVLTALGAVRLRLSDHPVPRSP